In Brassica napus cultivar Da-Ae chromosome A3, Da-Ae, whole genome shotgun sequence, the sequence AGACTGATCACACGGTATAACTTCATAGGTTGAGTAGCATGTTCTTTCTTCCTCAGCATATTCTAGACTGACACACAGGCTATTTTATGTTTTCCTCGTGTTAAGCATAAAATGATTTGTTGTTTATAGATTAAAGCTCTAAAGaaactttgtttgtttgtgataTGAAGGTTTGATTTCAGTACAAATTTTGAATCTTGATAGTTTCTCATATTCCATTTACAAACCTTCGCTCTACTTTTATACTGTCTCAGACATAGTAAACAGCAAAAAGGCAAACACCAATGATCAAGTCTTTATAGGTAGTTTACAAGAACAGAGTAACAAAGTTAATACAGTATATATAACACAATGCCGTTAAGTATTTTTAAGATATTCCTGCTCTCTCGAGGCACTTAGTATGAGAACAAAACTAAAAGACCAATAATCTTTGAAAAATCAACTAGTACAAGAGTATTCTCTCAGAGTCACCCTTATGGCCTATTCTTACGCAACATAGCTCCTACCAACACATTCTTGCTAGTCTCCTAATCAAATCTTCATTGAACTTTGATCCTCCATCTGGATACCGTCACAACTGCTTCCGTGGAATGAGAGAATCTCATGACATACGTTTAAGCAGCTACATGGGGCATCAAACTAATAGAGCCAGTTCCTCAACTTTTTTTATTTCCACTCCATTTTATGACTTTCAGCTACTTGTCCACCTTCTTTTCCTTGATGGCCGCTCTGCTTTCACCTCTGAATCCGCAGGGCCTTCAATTTTTGCAGAGGGAAGCATCTCAGACTCCATTTTCTTTACTCCTGCTTTGTTGTCTTTCTCCGTGGGCATTGGAAGTTTGAACCGTTCACTGCGTTTCTTGAATTTCACAATCATGTCCAAGTGCCGGTCCCCTAATCCCTTCTCGCTTCCATCTTTGGTCTCCGCAAGGTCATGGCCACTTTTCTCTTCAGTTACATTCCGGTTCTTGCCAATAGAGCCAAGATTAGGTTCGCTAGCTCGGCCATTAGTGCCTTTTTCCTTCTCTTGAATTTTTGAGGTGGATGAATATCCCTTGGCAGTGATATCATCATCTCTCTCTTTGTGGCTTCCCCAACGCTCCAGTTTCGTACGTCCTCTCTTTGAATCTTGTAGCTCATCACCAGAGGAAGTATCTTCCTTGTGTCTTTTGGTGGCGTTGTGCTGCTGTGAGATCTCACTCCTGTAGTTTCTTGCTTCGTTGGTTCTCTTTAAGCCCTGAAAGGCATCCAAGAAACATCAACACTGACCATAAGGCATATTATAAGTGACAAAACCATGAGATATATTATAGGTAAGATTGGCAACGGAACAAAAAAGTTTGCAAGATAATATTTGCATTCACAATAACTAAGTTAAGTTTGCAAAACTTGGAtgagatattaataaatttatttcataagcTGATGAGGCATACAGTCACTTGGGAACTGCCATTTTGTTCTCCTTGCTTGATCCTCGATGAATCTGtgtcttctctttgttctttaaTCTTTCGTCTAGAATCTTTATGTTTTCTATCTTGCAATCGTTGGCCATCTAAAGAGTCCACAACCTTGTCAGTTTTAGCACTTGTCCTCTCCAGCCTTTGTTTTTTCTCATTGCTAACAATGTCGTCTTCGCGTCCTCTGTGATAGGAAGAACTTTCTTCACCAGGGTGTTCCTTTCTCTTCGTCTGTTTAGTCTGCCTTGTTGTATCCTTGGTGAGATGCTCTTTATACTCATCCTTCATCCTTGAAGATGATCGGTCTTCTGAACCTCTATGACCCCTTGCAGCCACCTGCCTCTCTCGTCCTCGTGCTGATAAACCATCCTCGTGAGTTAGTTTTAGTTTATCCAAATCCCCACGCTCTCTCAACCTCTCATTACCATCTCTCTGCATATAGATATCATCTCTGTGCCTTAGAGAAGCTTGGTCGTATATATCATCTCTGATTTTATGTTGGACGTCTCTCTTTTGATAGTCCAACCTATCACCACGTTCTCGTCTCAGGCGGCTGATTGATTCTTCTCTTTGACCAAATGAGATTTCATTCTTCTCAGAGCGAGTTCTTCTCACATATTCTTCAACCTTCCTCCTCTTGCTGATGTGATAATCCAGTTCATAATTATTTCTCAAACCACCATCATCCACATGATTTCTCGAAGGAACATGATCATCTCCACGGTCCCTTTTTCTAGACCCTTCATCCCCACCTCTTCTACTGAATGTGTCATCCTCTTTCCTGCGCCAGACTCCCCCATCAACATCTCGCTCTTTCCTTTTATCAAAATCCTTTCCACTTTCACCTTTGCTCCCCGCTCGAGTTCTTTCCATTTCTTTCCCTATGTCTTGATACTTTCTGCTCTGATGCTGTGCATTGTTAACGTGATGTTTCTTATTGCTAGCTGGTCGAGTACAATGGTTCCTATCTTGAATAACTTCCTCTTCCGCGCTATCCTTCAGTTGCTGATGATCTCTGTGACTTCCAGATCTTGCTTTGCTGCTTTCACTACTTCTCTCTGTCTTTGATTCCCCTCCATCATCTTTCTCAACCGCTGACCGAGGGACTGCAGAACTCATTTTCTGCTCCTCCTCTATCTCAGCATCTTTGCCAGCTTCACCTCCCACATCTTCACGATCAACAGTTGATGACCTTGTGCCTCTGTCTCCAACAGGAGATGATGAACGAAAAGTCTGGCCACTATCAGCTTGTTCTGCGCCTTTTTCACCCGAGGGCTCATCCTCATGCGAATCCTCACATACAATCTGGCAACAAAATCAATATCAGTTAGTAGCAGTCAGTATAGCATGCAAATATACCACACCAGTAAAACCaaaattaagagagatttgaatCGTATTCAACCTCAATGATAGCTTCTAGGTCACGCATTCGAGGAGCACGTGTATCAATGGATGATGGACGCTCAACAGAACCAGTCTCCACAGGTATTGGTCTTCCGGGGGGCtgagagaagaaaaagatgCAACAAATATTCTCAAGCTTTAAATGAGACAATATAGTGAACCAGAAAATAGACAATGCTACTTTAAATGAGAGCAAAACAGGAGGAAAAATACCAGTGGAGGTCGAATATTAGCCGAGTCACCTTGAGCAGTGTCAAGCTTCACTAGATTTGAGGAATCAACAGGAACAACTTGCGCCCCCGTTGCTGCAGCTAACTCCGGGGAAGATCTGGATCATAACTCTATCGTACAGGAGAATGATTAGGAATGCAATGTCACCGTTTTTGTTATTGACGAAATCTTGTGCCATAATATATAAGCCAAGATCCAGTTTACCTGATCTGTTCTGCCACTTTCATAAACACGTATTCTGCTTTTCATAGTAGTCTCTATACGGTGTTGATCCTGTAAGAATTAAAAGATGTTCCTCTTAGTACTTTTCATTTTGGCTGAAATAAGGATATGAAACACAGTTATTAAATTACCAGCTGTTTGCAATAGTCTTTCCAGCTCTCCTCATTCAGACCAAAGTTGAAGTAGTCTGTGATATCAACTCCTTGATATCTCCAGGGCTTTTCCTCAAAAGCGTCTACGTCGAACTCAAATATAGTCCTAGATATACGCAAAAGGTAGACATCAAATAAAGGAAACGCAGCTCTGTACCAATCAAAACTTGGTGCTTACAGTCAGATatcagacaaaaaaataagatcTCTACATTTCAGAACAGATAAAAGAAATTACTTGTGAGAAGGAAGAGTAAAGTCCAGTCCCCGCCCAGCTGTATTACCACCCCAAGTCTGGTGATAGCCTTTCTGAGCAGCAGAAGCATTCCTCACTCCCATTGGACGCCAATCTCCTCTGCCACGACCGGCCATAGGACCAAGGTTGGCGGGTGGACGAACTTGACCTGCAGCAGATGCTACACTTCCAGAAACAGGGGCAGCCCCGGGTCTTATATACTGCAatagaaatataattatgtacAAGTAGATCAATACCAAGCCTTGTTTTGTCTCAGCGTGAATACTCCTAACTTTTGGTATGACTAATCCAAAAATATGAAATCTTTGACGGTAAGTTGGTTTCATAAAGCAAGTTAGGGTCGGAAGAGATTGTTGTTCTTCATTAAAGTTAGATTGGTGGCTGCGTAGGCTTGCGATATACAAGGAGGAGTAATTATGTTCTTATCTTCCATTCACATTAACATACTCTGCATATGGTTATAAGAAAACAGAAGCAGAAGACTCCAATGTTATCTGATTAATATAATCTGCATTTGCATTCAGGACTATAATGTACAAGTACAATGGATATATGTAtttaaaatcaatgaaaactaaaAAAGGGCCACGACAAGAACCTCGGCCAATAAGTAAAGTAACCAGTGACAACATTGTTGCATTGACTCTGACCTTAAACTGAGAATGAAACGGATGATGATACCCATGGCTGTTATACCCAGCTTTAGTCGGTCCAGCAGCACTACCCTTCACAGCTTCTCCTTCCACAGCTTCTTCTCCCCAGAGCTGCTGCTCCTCCATATGTTGATTCGGATCAGCGTCTGTCACTATAACAAGCGGCTCTTCATCATCGTCATCTTCGTCGTCTCCCATCCTTGCTCTTCTATCAGCTACGTTGTCGTTCAACACTATCTGCAGATCGTCTTCACTGTCGCTATCCCAATCATCTCCTTGTCCTCTGTAGCCTCCATCGCCAACCTGTGCCGTACCTTGATCTGTAGCCAAACCAGGAATCGCAGGTGTGGAATCGGCATCGGGTTCTTCGATGTCGAAGTTCATGTCCTTATCGTCGCCAATTGCGTCGTGAGAGGGAGTGGTGGATGGTTTGGAGGCGGTGGTGTCGGGAACCTTAGCGACGGAAGGTGAATTAGGCTCCGCCGCATCTTGTTCGTGTAATCGGAGGTTGAGGTCGATTGAACGGAGaggaggcggaggaggaggtTGGAAGGGCGGGAGAACGTCGGAATAGAGATCTCCGAACTCATCGTCTTCGTCCATTGGAGTAAGCGGAGAACGGCCGTGAGAGAGAATAAGAGAGACGGTGAAGATTAATTTATATTgaccaaaccaaatcaaaccatactaaaccaaaccaaatcgataaaattaaaattaattaatagtattaaATTTGCTCATTTATCAAACCAAAGACAAAACCGGCTGTAATAAAACAGATTCTTTCGCCGGAGAAACGTAAATTTCCCCAGAAAGAATCTGTGTTTAGGGTTCTGAaaagcgaagaagaagatgatcggAGTAGGGAAAATGAAGCAGTACTCTAATGTCCTTGACAAGCCACTCAGCAAAGGCAAACAAGAGGTATATCTCTCTcgctctccccccccccccctagaTCCACTTTACTTCTTCAATCAAGATACTGGACCGAGAGTATTGGAAATGAGAACATTCATTCGATTCGGCGTACGATCTGATCTCTTTGTGGTGATCGTTTAATTCTGGAAAATTTAGTTGCTTTGAAACTCTACGTGCATTGCAGGTGAGCTTGAGCGCGTTTGCGTTCTTGTTCTCGGAGCTAGTTCAGTACAATCAAACCCAGGTTGACAACATTGCTGAACTTGAAAGAAGGTGAGCAAACAAGATATGatctttactttcttttttttattactctGAATCATTCACATTCTAACAATGTGTTTTTGTTCTTGGTAATgatggctctctctctctctcagactAGAGGATGCTGGGTATGCAGTTGGATCTCGAGTTTTGGAGCTTCTTTGCAACCGAGAGAaggtaagttttgtttttagcaACACATCTGAGACTTGTTGGCTGAAAGACTGAAAAGTCAGTCATCGTGTCCTTTCATATAAGTTTAGCAATGTAGAGTTCAGTGACGAGTCTGTTTCTCGTTGTTTTATGGATACGTTTATCTCATTGTATTAGGGTAACAGAAGAGAGACACGGTTACTTGGGATTTTGTCTTTTGTCCACAGCACCGTGTGGAAGGTGTTGTTTGGGAAGGTTAGTGAGTGGTGATTTTCAAATTGAATTAGTTGTTAAGAGTTTTTCTGTGAACGTGAGTGTTTCTGGATCCTGACTCGCGCTTAATGAACATGCCATTAGGTTGCTGATTCACTTGAAAAAGGAACAGAACATGAAGATGAGTACATGATCAGTGAAAAGGAGCTTCTCGTCAACAGGTTTAGATTTCTCCACCTCTTTCCATTAACACTTGAGATAAAGGCGAGAGAAGTGATAAAAAAATGTGGAAGTGTAGGTTCATTTCGATTCCAAAAGACATGGGAACATTCAACTGCGGGGCGTTTGTGGCGGGCATAGTTAAGGTGAGTGGTATCTTGGCATTTTCATGAAATATAAATGGTTTAAGAAGAGGACAATGAGGCAGCCACCCCCATCTTCTCTATGCAGGGAGTTTTGGATAACGCAGGGTTTCCTGCTGTGGTAACGGCTCATTTTGTACCCATTGAAGGACAACAACGCCCTCGGACTACCATTTTGATCAAGTTTGCTGATGAGGTTAGTATCCCTACATCTCTCTCTATATGACTTATCTTTACCTTGAGAAGCTCAATCTCTCACCTGTTGTACCTACTTTCCATCCATGCTGCACAGGTGCTTAAAAGAGAGGCACGGCTAAGCCAATGAGAGCACTTTTTGTACGAGTTGCCACATCATGTTCTTGGAGCTGTTGGCTTTATGTGAACTGCTTGTGTGCAAGTCTTGCCTGTATGTTTTGGTTTAACTTAATactataacattttaaattgaGCTGCAAAGCCTTGTCCGTTGATTGATGTAAACTACATACGTACCCTCTTGTTACAATTCTAGCTGATTATACAACAGTTTACCAGTTTTAGAACAGTGTATGCAAACATGGTTATGCCAGTTGTGTAACAAGAGTGAAAACATGACATTATCCAGTGTAGAAGTTACAAAAGCAGATTGATATATCAATTTAATCAGTAATCAGTACAAATTACAAAGCaggaaacaaacaaaacacGTGTCAAGAAATCAGTTCCTGCCGAGAGAGAGTGATCTGAAAGAATAAGTCTCTGAAATCAGACTTCTTCTTGGAGAAAGTAAAGAGAGAAGCATAGGCTTCCTTGGTAGCATTAACTGGAACTGGATCCCCCGCCATGAACTTCTACACGGTAACACCATTAAAATTCACATTCACATTCCCATCCCATCCCATCATCCATCTGTCTATTTGCCACCTTTACTACTGTATCAGCCACCACAGTTACAAAAAGAATTACAAACccttaaaattaaaactaaaagccTCTGTGTGTGTTTGGGCCTTTTGTTTTATATGTTGTTCTCTTAGGATTTGCATAAATATCACATTTTTAACAACTAACTGCTAAACTGGGAACATTTTATTCATTCAAAAGGGCAAAATATTTACCTGACATGAATATTAAAATGTGAtgtgtttataagtgttttagaaaatataaacaaaaatgatgtaCAATTGATTTTATACAGATTCGAGTAAATCAAAATTTGGATTTTAGGACTATTACAACAAAAGCAAattgttctaaaaaaaattaaacaacaaAAGCAAATATTAAAAGAGGCCGGCTACGTACGACTTTTGTGAGATAATATATTTGAGAGATTCGAAACTCATATTATTAAACATCCCAAATATACCTAAGggagtaaatatttaaaaaaagaaaacgaaacggccagaaaattgaaaaattaaaatttaaaacaataattgAAAATGAGGATAAAAATGCATGAGGAAGCAAAGGAAGAAGACAGAAGACGAGAAGAGATGGAAAATGGGAATGGAGAAGGAAAGCGAGAGTtcataaaccaaaacaataaCGGTTTCTTTGACTCCATGTCAATGCTttcctctcttcctcctccCTGGGGCTCATCTCTTCccccttctcctcctcctccgcatTCACT encodes:
- the LOC125599154 gene encoding trafficking protein particle complex subunit 5-like, yielding MIGVGKMKQYSNVLDKPLSKGKQEVSLSAFAFLFSELVQYNQTQVDNIAELERRLEDAGYAVGSRVLELLCNREKGNRRETRLLGILSFVHSTVWKVLFGKVADSLEKGTEHEDEYMISEKELLVNRFISIPKDMGTFNCGAFVAGIVKGVLDNAGFPAVVTAHFVPIEGQQRPRTTILIKFADEVLKREARLSQ